From a region of the Candidatus Brocadia sp. genome:
- the aspS gene encoding aspartate--tRNA ligase, whose protein sequence is MSTLKRTHTSGQLRMTDVAAAVTLVGWVSSVRDHGGLLFIDLRDRYGMTQVVFNPNRGKEFYESAGLLRPEYVIAVRGVVSARPAGTVNPHLDTGEIEVYADTLEVLNKAETPPFEITDESKVSLELRLKHRYLDLRRSAMQRRLIFRHKVCQAIREYLDRLNFVDIETPVLTKSTPEGARDYLVPSRVNLGKFYALPQSPQLFKQILMVAGYDRYFQIVRCFRDEDLRAQRQPEFTQMDMEMSFVDENDIIQVIEGLMATIFEKVMGKKIAVPFPRLSYREAMASYGCDAPDLRFGMKIKDVSDIVQKSDFKVFLDTMKSGGQIRGINANGCGSYSRKEIDDLTAFVGQFGAKGLAWFKVEENGLSSSITKFFPAETLEKLQKQMEARKGDLLLFVADKPKVVSQSLAQLRLHLGQKNKLVDAGTFNFSWVVDFPLFDYNEEAKRYEALHHPFTSPHPDDLPSLEEKPLEVKARAYDLVLNGVELGGGSIRIHTPEVQKRVFRLLGIDDESAAAKFGFLLDALKYGAPPHGGIALGVDRMVTLLLQLDDIREVIAFPKTQKATCLMTNAPSEVDAQQLNELGIRLVQ, encoded by the coding sequence ATGTCTACATTGAAGCGAACGCATACCAGTGGTCAGTTGCGCATGACCGACGTGGCGGCAGCCGTTACCCTTGTTGGCTGGGTAAGCAGCGTCCGCGACCACGGAGGATTACTTTTTATTGACCTGCGGGACCGGTACGGCATGACGCAGGTTGTTTTTAATCCCAACAGAGGCAAGGAATTCTATGAGAGCGCCGGTCTGTTGCGACCAGAATATGTCATAGCCGTGCGGGGAGTTGTCTCGGCCAGGCCAGCGGGTACGGTAAATCCCCACCTTGACACGGGGGAAATTGAAGTTTACGCGGATACCCTTGAAGTCCTTAATAAAGCGGAGACGCCTCCCTTTGAAATTACCGACGAGAGCAAGGTGTCTCTGGAATTGCGGCTGAAGCACCGGTATCTGGACCTGAGACGCTCTGCAATGCAGAGACGTTTGATCTTCCGCCACAAGGTCTGTCAGGCTATACGCGAATACCTTGACCGTCTGAACTTTGTCGATATTGAAACCCCGGTGTTGACAAAGAGCACGCCGGAAGGCGCCCGCGATTATTTGGTTCCAAGCAGGGTCAACCTGGGAAAATTTTATGCGTTGCCGCAGTCGCCCCAGCTTTTCAAGCAGATTCTCATGGTAGCCGGCTACGACCGCTACTTTCAAATCGTACGCTGTTTCCGGGACGAGGACCTCCGCGCCCAGCGGCAGCCTGAATTTACCCAGATGGATATGGAGATGTCGTTTGTGGATGAAAATGATATCATTCAGGTCATCGAGGGGCTCATGGCCACGATCTTTGAGAAGGTTATGGGGAAAAAGATTGCCGTCCCGTTTCCCCGCCTTTCCTACCGGGAGGCCATGGCCTCGTATGGTTGTGACGCACCGGATCTGCGTTTTGGCATGAAGATAAAAGACGTCTCTGATATCGTTCAGAAGTCGGATTTCAAGGTGTTTCTGGACACGATGAAATCGGGCGGACAGATACGAGGTATCAACGCGAATGGCTGCGGGAGTTATTCAAGGAAGGAGATCGATGATTTAACGGCCTTTGTCGGCCAATTCGGGGCAAAAGGACTCGCCTGGTTCAAGGTGGAGGAAAACGGTTTATCCTCTTCGATCACCAAATTCTTTCCGGCGGAAACCCTGGAAAAGCTGCAAAAACAGATGGAAGCGCGAAAGGGTGATCTGCTCCTCTTTGTTGCCGATAAACCCAAAGTGGTCTCCCAGTCGCTTGCGCAACTCCGGCTCCATCTGGGGCAGAAGAACAAACTCGTGGATGCCGGGACATTCAATTTTTCGTGGGTTGTGGACTTTCCCTTGTTCGATTATAATGAGGAGGCAAAGCGGTATGAGGCCCTTCATCACCCGTTTACTTCACCTCATCCTGACGACCTTCCCTCTCTGGAAGAGAAACCCCTGGAGGTGAAGGCGCGTGCGTATGACCTTGTGCTGAATGGTGTGGAACTCGGCGGCGGCAGTATTCGTATCCACACGCCGGAGGTGCAGAAAAGGGTCTTCCGCCTGCTCGGCATAGACGATGAAAGCGCCGCTGCGAAATTTGGATTCCTGCTTGATGCGCTCAAATACGGTGCGCCTCCTCACGGAGGAATTGCATTGGGCGTTGATCGCATGGTTACCTTGCTGTTGCAGCTTGATGATATCCGCGAGGTGATCGCATTTCCGAAGACGCAGAAGGCGACCTGTCTCATGACCAATGCGCCATCGGAAGTCGATGCACAACAACTGAATGAACTGGGCATACGGCTGGTGCAGTAG
- the cobM gene encoding precorrin-4 C(11)-methyltransferase translates to MKVYFIGAGPGDPELITVRGLKIIQQSQYCIYAGSLVNPELLKALPPRAKIYDSSGMSLEDMGVVYKEAREQNLDVARIHSGDPSIYGAIQEQMQVLDTLGIPYEVIPGVSSFVASAAVLRQELTLPGVTQTIVITRMEGKTPIPEKEHLSVLAAATPTLCIFLSIDKIEEIVRTLLPHYGKDCPVAVVYKATWPEQKIVCTRLAEIASEVKRQSIKKSALVIVGWTLGKEFQRSVLYRQH, encoded by the coding sequence ATGAAGGTATATTTTATTGGTGCAGGCCCGGGGGATCCTGAGTTAATAACCGTCAGGGGCCTTAAGATTATTCAGCAGTCTCAATACTGTATTTATGCAGGATCTCTTGTGAATCCTGAGCTGCTCAAGGCGCTTCCGCCTCGTGCGAAGATATATGACTCCTCCGGGATGAGCCTGGAGGACATGGGGGTTGTCTACAAGGAGGCCAGGGAGCAGAATCTGGACGTTGCACGGATTCACTCAGGAGATCCTTCCATTTACGGGGCAATACAGGAGCAGATGCAGGTACTCGACACCTTGGGAATTCCCTATGAGGTTATTCCCGGGGTGAGTTCTTTCGTTGCTTCAGCAGCAGTTTTGCGGCAGGAATTGACGCTTCCCGGTGTTACGCAAACCATTGTGATCACCCGTATGGAAGGAAAAACCCCTATTCCCGAAAAGGAGCATCTGAGTGTCCTGGCCGCGGCAACGCCGACCTTGTGCATTTTCCTGAGCATTGACAAGATAGAAGAAATTGTTCGTACGCTCCTGCCGCACTATGGCAAGGATTGTCCGGTTGCCGTTGTGTATAAGGCAACGTGGCCAGAACAGAAGATTGTTTGCACCAGGCTCGCGGAGATTGCCAGTGAGGTGAAGCGGCAGTCGATTAAAAAATCGGCGCTCGTTATTGTCGGATGGACGTTGGGAAAAGAATTTCAAAGGTCTGTCTTATACCGTCAGCATTGA
- the hisS gene encoding histidine--tRNA ligase gives MNTEKKVEYTFKAPRGTVDILPTKWTLWRNLEEAGRQEFELSGYYEIRTPVFEDTRLFIRSIGEATDIVEKEMYTFSDSEDSSITLRPENTAPVMRAYLEYELYKTKKFQKFYYIGPQFRKERPQAGRLRQFHQMGIEAVGATDPLLDVETISVATRIFDRIGLKGYKIKINSIGCEQCRPVFRTILKEKLCDHKNGLCELCQSRLNRNVFRILDCKNEGCKSISHHMPSINDYLCESCQSHAKAVREALLEIGIPYIADAHLVRGLDYYTKTVYEITHSSLGARDAICAGGRYDNLISDIGGPSIGSVGFAIGMEATILALENVMAKHKTFSQEVCGPSPSIYIISISEETKKHGFCLLNLLRKANLSADFDYEGRSLKAQMRTANKLGVKYVVVVGPDELARGDVKIKVMETGEEVVLKQNEVPRWFLNKDASMKS, from the coding sequence GTGAATACGGAAAAGAAAGTCGAGTATACCTTTAAAGCCCCCCGGGGGACGGTGGATATCTTGCCGACGAAGTGGACTTTATGGCGGAATCTCGAGGAAGCAGGACGCCAGGAGTTTGAACTGAGCGGTTATTATGAAATCCGCACCCCCGTGTTTGAGGATACGCGATTATTTATCAGGAGCATTGGGGAAGCCACGGATATTGTTGAGAAGGAGATGTATACCTTTTCCGATAGCGAGGATTCAAGCATAACCCTGCGTCCGGAAAACACGGCGCCGGTGATGAGGGCATATCTGGAGTATGAACTCTATAAGACAAAAAAATTCCAGAAATTTTATTATATCGGTCCGCAATTCAGAAAGGAACGTCCGCAAGCCGGGCGGCTCCGGCAGTTTCACCAGATGGGAATCGAGGCGGTGGGCGCAACCGATCCCCTGCTTGATGTGGAAACCATCAGTGTTGCAACCCGGATCTTTGACCGTATTGGCCTGAAAGGGTATAAGATCAAGATTAATTCCATCGGATGCGAGCAATGCAGGCCTGTTTTCAGAACTATCCTGAAGGAAAAGCTCTGTGACCACAAAAACGGGCTGTGCGAACTCTGTCAGTCGCGGCTCAACCGGAATGTGTTCCGTATCCTGGATTGCAAAAATGAGGGATGCAAATCGATCAGCCACCATATGCCGTCTATCAACGATTATTTGTGCGAGTCATGTCAGTCGCACGCAAAAGCGGTGCGGGAAGCCCTGCTGGAGATCGGTATTCCATATATTGCAGATGCTCATCTGGTGAGGGGATTGGACTATTATACCAAAACGGTGTATGAGATTACCCACTCGTCGCTGGGTGCGCGCGATGCGATATGTGCCGGAGGACGGTACGATAATCTGATTTCTGACATTGGAGGGCCTTCCATCGGTTCCGTAGGCTTCGCTATCGGGATGGAGGCAACCATCCTGGCGCTTGAAAATGTTATGGCAAAGCATAAGACCTTTTCGCAGGAAGTGTGCGGTCCGTCGCCATCGATCTATATCATTTCCATCAGCGAGGAAACCAAAAAGCATGGTTTCTGCCTGCTCAACCTTTTGCGAAAGGCAAATCTTTCCGCCGATTTTGATTATGAAGGAAGAAGCCTGAAGGCGCAGATGCGTACGGCGAATAAGCTGGGGGTAAAATATGTTGTGGTCGTAGGTCCTGACGAACTGGCGCGGGGCGATGTCAAGATCAAGGTGATGGAGACGGGCGAGGAGGTTGTCCTGAAACAAAACGAAGTTCCCAGGTGGTTTCTGAACAAAGATGCATCCATGAAGAGTTAG